The following are from one region of the Paenalkalicoccus suaedae genome:
- a CDS encoding response regulator transcription factor translates to MIRIVIAEDQQLLLGALGSLLDLNEDMEVVGQASNGADAVELVREKDPDVCIMDIEMPVKTGLDAAEELADHGCKVIILTTFARAGYFERARKAKVNGYLLKDSPSDDLANSIRTIMNGKRVYAPELIDLAFDEPNPMTERESDVLKLIAEGKTTKEIAASLHLTNGTVRNYISLIFDKLEVTNRIEAISKGKDRGWLR, encoded by the coding sequence ATGATTCGAATTGTGATTGCAGAGGACCAGCAGCTCCTTTTGGGTGCGCTTGGATCCTTGCTTGATTTAAATGAGGATATGGAAGTCGTTGGTCAGGCGTCGAACGGCGCGGACGCAGTCGAGCTTGTCAGGGAGAAGGATCCAGATGTGTGCATCATGGATATCGAGATGCCTGTTAAAACAGGCCTTGATGCGGCTGAAGAGCTTGCGGATCACGGCTGTAAGGTAATCATTTTGACGACGTTCGCTCGTGCTGGTTATTTTGAGCGGGCGAGAAAAGCGAAGGTAAATGGTTATTTATTGAAGGATAGCCCGAGCGATGATTTAGCGAATTCGATTCGGACAATTATGAACGGCAAGCGCGTGTATGCGCCTGAGTTGATTGACCTTGCATTTGATGAGCCTAATCCGATGACGGAGCGCGAGTCGGATGTGCTGAAGCTGATTGCGGAGGGGAAGACGACAAAGGAAATAGCAGCTTCGCTGCATTTGACGAATGGGACGGTGCGGAACTACATTTCGCTTATTTTTGATAAGCTTGAGGTGACGAACAGGATTGAGGCGATTTCGAAGGGGAAGGATCGTGGGTGGTTGAGGTAG
- a CDS encoding GrpB family protein, which produces MVNSDDHNNIPVWAFEAIEIKKPNAMWKNKGIQEREELYILLSPFGVKQIEHIGSTAIPNLPAKPIIDLMASIPSLEQINKIAEHLLSNDWHYVPPELDKKPWRRFFVKVKKDKRVAHLHLLQEGEERWEKQLIFRNKLRTNPHLVEEYANLKSRLAQEFNKNREEYTEAKTDFINKVIFN; this is translated from the coding sequence ATGGTGAATAGTGATGACCACAATAACATCCCAGTATGGGCATTTGAAGCAATAGAGATAAAAAAACCTAATGCTATGTGGAAGAACAAAGGTATTCAGGAAAGAGAAGAACTATACATTCTACTCTCACCTTTTGGTGTTAAGCAAATAGAGCACATTGGGAGTACGGCAATCCCTAATTTGCCAGCTAAACCTATTATCGACTTAATGGCTTCTATTCCATCTTTAGAACAAATCAACAAAATAGCTGAACATCTGCTTTCAAACGACTGGCACTATGTACCTCCTGAATTAGACAAAAAGCCCTGGAGGAGATTTTTTGTTAAAGTGAAGAAAGATAAACGAGTTGCCCACTTGCATCTTCTGCAAGAAGGAGAAGAACGTTGGGAAAAACAACTTATATTCAGAAATAAATTAAGAACAAATCCACACCTTGTTGAGGAATACGCTAATCTAAAAAGTCGATTAGCACAGGAATTTAATAAAAACCGTGAGGAATATACAGAAGCAAAGACTGATTTTATAAATAAGGTGATATTCAACTAA
- a CDS encoding IS1595 family transposase, producing MTVRATDILKEIQKLNPAEKQRLRVFLIDALTASSSTGNALQEISERKNKQGYTCPHCQSKHVVRFGKYTTLVDGEEVKKQRYHCKSCTATFTDLTNTALYRTRRLNKWIKFIECMIDGYSLRKSAEMVKGVTHVTLFYWRHKILSALKQIEVVNFQGIVEMDETYFLYSEKGQKKITGRKPRKRGGTAKKSGISKEQVCVLVARDRDKNTVSTTLGVGRIKKEQLDKAIGQKLSSQNVLCTDSWRAFRTYATDKGMTIYQFKSDGKVRTKGLYHIQNVNSYHSRLKGWIQRFNGVATKYLDNYLTWFQVLESIQHQMNEVTVNDMIIKGNLIPIVETYDKLRLSKFTK from the coding sequence ATGACAGTGAGAGCGACTGATATTCTCAAAGAGATACAAAAATTAAATCCAGCAGAGAAACAACGGCTGCGAGTATTTCTTATCGATGCTCTCACTGCTTCATCTTCAACAGGAAACGCTTTACAAGAGATTTCTGAACGCAAAAATAAACAGGGATATACCTGCCCACACTGCCAATCCAAACACGTTGTCAGATTCGGCAAATACACTACCCTTGTAGATGGCGAGGAAGTAAAGAAACAACGTTATCACTGTAAATCCTGTACTGCCACTTTCACCGATTTAACCAACACCGCACTCTATAGAACCCGCCGTCTGAATAAATGGATAAAATTTATTGAATGTATGATTGATGGGTACTCTCTCCGTAAATCAGCCGAGATGGTTAAAGGGGTAACACACGTCACGCTGTTTTACTGGAGACACAAAATACTATCAGCATTGAAACAAATTGAAGTAGTAAATTTTCAAGGTATCGTTGAAATGGACGAGACCTATTTCCTGTACTCTGAAAAAGGGCAGAAGAAAATTACAGGCAGAAAACCCCGTAAACGTGGCGGAACAGCCAAGAAAAGTGGTATCAGCAAAGAACAGGTCTGTGTATTAGTAGCAAGAGACCGCGACAAAAATACAGTTTCGACAACTCTTGGTGTAGGCAGAATAAAGAAAGAGCAATTGGATAAAGCCATTGGTCAAAAACTGTCATCTCAAAATGTATTATGTACAGATTCCTGGCGAGCGTTTAGAACCTACGCTACTGACAAAGGAATGACCATTTATCAGTTCAAATCAGATGGCAAAGTCCGCACAAAGGGTCTTTATCATATCCAAAACGTCAACAGTTATCACAGTAGACTGAAAGGATGGATACAGCGATTTAACGGTGTAGCAACCAAGTATCTTGATAATTATCTTACGTGGTTCCAGGTGCTTGAGAGCATTCAGCACCAAATGAACGAAGTGACGGTAAACGATATGATAATTAAAGGGAATTTAATTCCAATAGTCGAAACATATGATAAACTAAGGTTATCTAAGTTCACGAAATAA
- the allB gene encoding allantoinase AllB, whose product MTNVQWDTKIIDGLLVENGRIVKGTIYIKNGEIAAIAQEDTLGEAKEVIDAKGLHVLPGLIDTHVHSRDPGPTYKEDFYYSSQAAAAGGITTILEMPNTTPPVSDVESFDNQVANLSGKAHVDFGLWGICVGDLNKKDIAPLHERGVIGFKFFWGYAVHAKTFQLMYNYKPGMEDVIPPFDDGEVYSMMKEVSKTGNLFAVHAENNHLIQAFTREVEARQGTSYDDLIQSRPELVEVTTVQSGIAMAKDLGTRLHILHVSSAGGVDAVKEAQEAGYPITVETCPHYLFLSDKDYDHVGPQMKVYPPVKYEKDQKRLWERVKDGTISHVCSDHAPHTEEEKDGELWSIPAGMCGVESLAPLLLTAVHDNRLLITDIARLLAEEPAKLHGIYPQKGSLQVGTDADFTLVDLQKSGTLKREELHSKSKVTAYDGFPLHGVPVRTIVRGKTVMKDGAIEGEAGYGQLVTPASSRKEAALS is encoded by the coding sequence ATGACAAACGTACAGTGGGACACAAAAATCATCGACGGACTGCTCGTAGAGAATGGACGTATTGTCAAAGGGACGATCTATATCAAAAACGGAGAAATTGCCGCAATCGCGCAGGAAGATACGCTTGGTGAGGCAAAGGAAGTGATTGATGCAAAAGGGCTTCACGTGTTACCTGGCCTCATTGATACGCACGTTCACTCTCGTGATCCCGGTCCCACCTATAAAGAGGACTTTTACTACTCGTCTCAAGCGGCAGCAGCGGGTGGTATTACGACGATTTTAGAAATGCCAAACACGACACCCCCAGTTTCTGACGTAGAAAGCTTTGATAATCAAGTCGCGAATTTATCAGGCAAGGCGCACGTAGACTTTGGACTTTGGGGAATTTGCGTCGGCGATCTAAATAAAAAAGACATTGCGCCTTTGCACGAAAGAGGAGTGATTGGCTTTAAATTCTTTTGGGGCTATGCGGTTCACGCAAAGACGTTCCAGCTGATGTATAACTACAAGCCAGGGATGGAGGATGTGATCCCACCCTTTGATGATGGGGAAGTGTACAGCATGATGAAGGAAGTCTCGAAGACTGGGAATCTCTTTGCCGTGCACGCAGAAAACAATCATTTAATTCAAGCATTCACGAGAGAGGTTGAAGCAAGGCAGGGGACAAGCTATGACGACCTTATTCAAAGTCGACCAGAGCTTGTAGAGGTAACGACCGTACAATCAGGGATTGCGATGGCAAAGGATCTTGGCACAAGACTACACATTTTACACGTGAGTAGCGCGGGAGGAGTCGATGCGGTAAAAGAAGCGCAGGAAGCAGGCTATCCAATTACAGTAGAAACGTGTCCTCACTATCTATTCTTATCCGACAAAGACTACGACCACGTCGGTCCTCAAATGAAGGTATACCCGCCCGTTAAATATGAAAAGGATCAAAAGCGTTTATGGGAACGGGTCAAGGATGGAACGATCTCGCACGTTTGCTCCGATCATGCACCTCATACAGAAGAAGAGAAGGACGGGGAGCTATGGTCCATCCCCGCTGGTATGTGCGGAGTAGAAAGCTTGGCTCCACTCCTATTAACTGCCGTTCACGATAATCGCCTTCTGATTACAGACATTGCTCGATTGTTAGCGGAGGAGCCAGCTAAGCTTCACGGAATTTATCCACAAAAGGGCTCCTTGCAGGTTGGGACGGATGCGGACTTTACACTTGTTGATTTGCAAAAATCAGGAACGCTAAAGCGCGAGGAATTGCACAGTAAAAGTAAAGTGACAGCGTACGATGGCTTCCCTCTACATGGCGTGCCCGTGCGGACGATTGTACGAGGTAAAACCGTGATGAAGGACGGCGCAATCGAAGGGGAGGCTGGATACGGTCAGCTTGTCACGCCAGCTAGTTCTCGCAAGGAGGCAGCACTATCATGA
- a CDS encoding dihydroorotate dehydrogenase electron transfer subunit has protein sequence MKAHHLPILANVQVSARYWHMTVDASAIEEPIRPGQFFHIRCGDSLYPFLRRPLSIYRINATTIEFLYLVKGRGTIEMSKLQAGDQLDVVGPLGQGFTIPSDANSILLIGRGVGIATLAALAQEAAIEGVQCTAILSARSRDDLLAADMLSELGATVIKVTEEDNTSDVLQVSALIHELMVKSAISAVYTCGSKRLSLVAQQIIEEYGVFGEIALEEHMGCAMGACFACVCDIRNDQDGVSSVRVCIEGPVFPLEKVVLA, from the coding sequence ATGAAGGCTCATCACTTACCAATACTCGCGAATGTCCAAGTTAGCGCTCGTTATTGGCATATGACGGTCGACGCTAGCGCGATAGAGGAACCGATTCGACCAGGTCAATTTTTTCATATTCGTTGCGGGGATAGTCTATATCCCTTCCTACGAAGACCACTAAGTATTTACCGGATTAATGCAACAACCATCGAATTCTTATATCTCGTTAAAGGGCGAGGGACAATAGAGATGTCAAAGCTTCAAGCAGGCGATCAGCTTGACGTGGTTGGTCCTCTTGGGCAGGGATTTACGATTCCTTCCGATGCGAATTCGATCCTGCTTATTGGACGAGGGGTTGGTATTGCAACCCTTGCTGCCTTAGCGCAGGAGGCAGCGATAGAAGGCGTGCAGTGTACGGCGATTTTATCCGCTAGGTCTCGAGATGATTTGCTTGCGGCGGATATGTTAAGCGAGCTTGGTGCTACGGTCATCAAGGTGACAGAGGAGGATAATACGAGCGACGTGCTGCAGGTGTCGGCCTTGATTCACGAGCTCATGGTGAAGAGTGCAATTAGCGCCGTGTATACGTGTGGATCGAAACGCCTTTCCCTCGTTGCACAACAAATCATCGAGGAGTATGGGGTGTTTGGCGAGATTGCATTAGAGGAGCATATGGGCTGTGCGATGGGCGCCTGCTTTGCATGTGTCTGTGATATTCGCAACGACCAAGATGGTGTCTCGTCTGTCCGTGTGTGTATCGAAGGCCCTGTTTTCCCATTAGAAAAGGTGGTGCTTGCATGA
- the nfsA gene encoding oxygen-insensitive NADPH nitroreductase, whose protein sequence is MRGDVLTTMQAHRSVRHFTEDVVSDSLLMEIIAAARCAPSSHHLQAYSMIHVTDPSKKRVLRKLCGDQRYVEEAPVFLVFILDYYKHFRLAETYATDFAIHEVENLLVGAVDTALVAQNTLLAAQSKGLGGVMIGGIRNEAEQVAKLLELPSWTVPIMGMCLGYPSKQHCQKPRLPAGGSLHHDRYQFEQLDSALKDYEETTRTYYQTRESNRKDHGWGYQTAHYLKQPRRESLTGFIQSQGFRLR, encoded by the coding sequence ATGAGAGGTGATGTACTAACGACGATGCAGGCTCATCGCTCCGTACGGCACTTTACGGAAGATGTGGTCTCGGACTCGCTCCTTATGGAGATCATTGCTGCTGCGCGATGTGCCCCAAGCTCCCATCACCTGCAAGCCTACAGCATGATTCATGTGACCGACCCTAGTAAAAAACGAGTACTTCGTAAGCTATGCGGCGACCAACGTTATGTCGAGGAGGCACCAGTATTTCTCGTATTTATTCTCGACTACTACAAGCATTTTCGTCTAGCCGAAACGTATGCAACGGACTTTGCTATCCATGAAGTGGAGAACCTACTTGTGGGAGCGGTAGATACAGCGCTCGTCGCACAAAACACTCTCTTAGCAGCGCAGTCGAAAGGGTTAGGTGGCGTGATGATAGGGGGCATTCGTAATGAAGCGGAGCAGGTGGCGAAGCTACTTGAGCTTCCATCTTGGACCGTTCCGATCATGGGCATGTGCTTAGGCTACCCCTCTAAACAGCATTGTCAAAAGCCGAGACTGCCTGCTGGAGGCTCACTCCATCACGATCGCTATCAATTTGAGCAACTCGACAGTGCGCTAAAGGACTACGAAGAAACGACAAGAACCTATTATCAAACACGAGAATCGAATCGAAAGGATCACGGCTGGGGCTATCAAACCGCCCATTATTTAAAGCAACCAAGACGCGAATCGCTCACAGGCTTCATTCAAAGCCAAGGATTTCGACTTAGGTAG
- a CDS encoding dihydroorotate dehydrogenase → MNAQLNMEIQLGSLSLKNPIMPASGAFGAEMHQALDFEKLGALVPKSITMLPQPGNKTPRICETQAGMINSIGIQSKGLEYYMAHTIPAYAAYDVPLISSISANSIQEFADMSEIIAGNASVGALELNISCPNLKGDGHAFGMDATTTKELVQAVRQVTEKPLITKLTPNVTNIQEIALAAEEGGSDALNVANTILAMAIDPHTRKPLIGNVMGGLSGPAVKPIIVRMIYQVAQVTRLPIIGCGGVMTGLDAIEMMIAGASAVQVGTASFINPTAMLDILEEIEAYMVTHEIDDLSSIIGTVEVSA, encoded by the coding sequence ATGAACGCACAGTTAAATATGGAGATACAGCTAGGCTCGCTATCACTGAAGAATCCAATCATGCCAGCATCCGGCGCGTTTGGGGCAGAGATGCATCAGGCGTTAGATTTTGAGAAATTAGGTGCACTCGTGCCAAAAAGTATCACCATGCTTCCGCAGCCAGGTAACAAAACGCCACGAATTTGCGAAACGCAGGCGGGGATGATTAATTCGATTGGGATTCAAAGCAAGGGGCTCGAGTATTATATGGCTCATACGATACCAGCATATGCGGCGTATGATGTCCCGCTTATTTCGAGTATTTCGGCTAACTCGATTCAGGAATTTGCGGATATGTCGGAAATCATTGCGGGGAACGCCTCGGTCGGGGCATTAGAGCTTAATATATCCTGCCCAAACTTAAAAGGAGACGGTCACGCTTTTGGGATGGACGCAACAACGACAAAAGAGCTTGTGCAAGCAGTTCGTCAGGTGACAGAAAAGCCACTCATCACAAAGCTCACGCCAAACGTGACGAACATTCAAGAGATTGCTTTAGCTGCTGAAGAGGGTGGTTCTGATGCGCTGAACGTGGCGAACACGATCTTAGCCATGGCGATCGATCCTCATACACGCAAGCCGCTCATAGGGAATGTTATGGGAGGGCTATCAGGGCCAGCAGTAAAGCCAATCATTGTGAGAATGATTTATCAAGTGGCACAAGTGACGAGGCTTCCGATCATTGGGTGTGGGGGCGTCATGACAGGGCTTGATGCCATCGAGATGATGATTGCTGGAGCATCAGCTGTGCAAGTGGGGACAGCAAGCTTTATTAACCCTACAGCCATGCTTGATATTTTGGAGGAAATAGAAGCATATATGGTTACGCACGAGATCGATGATCTTTCATCAATTATTGGGACAGTGGAGGTGTCAGCATGA
- a CDS encoding tetratricopeptide repeat protein translates to MENNYEKSAYLYGKGAGSFKRGEFDEALNYYQQSLKLDNHSRTYARIYECLLSLGKDEEARPYIEIAYNMNKNHDKVAIQ, encoded by the coding sequence ATGGAAAATAATTATGAAAAAAGCGCTTATTTATATGGAAAGGGAGCAGGTAGCTTTAAAAGAGGTGAATTCGATGAGGCTTTAAATTATTACCAACAGTCGTTAAAACTTGATAACCATTCTAGAACATATGCTAGAATATATGAATGCTTACTAAGTTTAGGTAAAGACGAAGAAGCAAGACCGTACATTGAGATTGCTTACAACATGAATAAAAACCATGATAAAGTGGCAATTCAGTAA
- a CDS encoding transposase, whose protein sequence is MTIIRQGTLFGLQELYDMEPTQRFEGVFSAINIDPIFAVVTKKSRFGRPVDLNYAAMIYSLVARITERIPFVKDLVKRLKNDIMFRLDCGFLVSDSVPSESAYSRMVTILSESDALEKVKEQILYQAITEGFVTDDTVAIDATHFEAKDQAPPKEGKPKAEPKKRGRKSTEEREQWVIEQAEREANLTLFEKKIEDQLDVSLDELLAAVPQQPEWGVKKNSEGKNVFWFGYKAHLAVGTESQYILRSLFSSGNLNDGKAAISLLKGIQERLDLPALQYQTMDAGYDFEPIYEQVHRMGQQSIIAYNKRNEPEPEGFDKHFAPTCLREHSYRYDSYDKKYETLKSTHPKECHDCPLLHEGMSQKVYKVKITTDLRKYTAPARGSLAWKTIFKRRTAVERVNAYLKLYFQLDNVRYRTGKRGKVHVDLVTLVYNASKLAADRINARLNLQKQPA, encoded by the coding sequence ATGACTATTATAAGGCAAGGAACCCTGTTTGGACTACAAGAATTATATGATATGGAACCTACCCAACGATTTGAAGGTGTTTTCTCTGCCATTAATATTGACCCTATCTTCGCTGTGGTAACGAAGAAATCCCGATTTGGCAGGCCGGTAGACTTGAATTATGCGGCAATGATTTACTCGCTGGTCGCTCGTATAACTGAGCGAATTCCTTTTGTAAAAGATCTCGTGAAACGATTAAAAAACGATATCATGTTCCGATTAGACTGCGGCTTTTTAGTCTCTGATTCTGTTCCTTCTGAGTCGGCTTATTCAAGAATGGTGACTATTCTTAGTGAATCGGATGCTCTTGAAAAGGTGAAAGAACAGATCCTCTATCAAGCTATAACCGAAGGGTTTGTCACAGATGATACTGTAGCGATAGATGCCACTCACTTTGAAGCGAAAGATCAAGCACCTCCAAAAGAAGGCAAACCTAAAGCAGAACCTAAGAAACGCGGACGAAAATCAACAGAAGAAAGAGAACAATGGGTCATAGAACAAGCAGAACGCGAAGCGAACCTGACTCTTTTTGAGAAGAAAATAGAAGATCAATTAGACGTTTCTTTAGACGAGCTTCTTGCCGCAGTACCTCAACAGCCTGAATGGGGTGTAAAGAAGAACAGCGAAGGAAAGAACGTTTTTTGGTTTGGCTATAAAGCGCATTTAGCTGTGGGAACAGAAAGCCAGTATATTCTTCGATCCCTTTTTTCTTCTGGCAATTTGAATGATGGAAAAGCTGCCATTTCCTTATTAAAAGGGATTCAAGAGCGCCTGGATCTCCCGGCGTTACAATATCAAACGATGGATGCAGGATATGACTTCGAACCGATTTATGAACAGGTGCATCGGATGGGTCAGCAATCCATCATTGCATATAACAAGCGTAATGAACCTGAACCCGAAGGGTTCGATAAACATTTCGCTCCAACTTGTTTACGTGAACACTCCTATCGATACGATAGCTATGACAAGAAATACGAAACACTCAAGTCCACACATCCGAAGGAATGTCATGACTGTCCTCTTTTACATGAAGGCATGAGCCAAAAAGTGTATAAAGTAAAAATCACGACAGACCTTCGTAAATATACCGCACCAGCCAGGGGCTCATTAGCTTGGAAAACCATTTTCAAGCGTCGCACTGCCGTAGAACGCGTAAACGCGTATTTGAAGTTATATTTTCAACTAGATAATGTCCGTTATCGAACAGGTAAACGTGGGAAAGTTCACGTTGATTTGGTCACGCTCGTTTATAATGCTTCAAAGCTAGCTGCAGATCGCATAAACGCTAGATTAAACCTTCAAAAACAACCTGCATAA
- a CDS encoding CapA family protein: MRIILTGDSFITRRTAHDDPAVNELHDYFTKADIRFTNLEVTTHDHQGYPAPVSGGTWAMAPPNVLDDLLQYGFTIMNIANNHTLDYLHDGLLATEKELTARDIPYAGAGRTLTDANSPRYVETKAGRAAFIGVTSTYSSGWEASDANRYVSGRPGVNFLRSDAKHVVTNEQFQVLKDVASATSINSDQELLVKEGFELGGDGDEVTVGNIRFTTSENVKGASRVREPHKADMKRLIASVNEAKRQADVVVVSIHSHEMTGTAKDQPADFIQQAAKALIDAGADCIVGHGPHILRGIDIYKGKPIFYSLGNFIFQNDSVTHLPKAFFDKYGLAEEATIADALDARSHGGTKGLIANDDVWTSVVVDMTWENDQWTQISLRPIDLGKDKPRYQMGFPTLTNDQEVINRIGRLSEPFGTKINKDGEVVC, encoded by the coding sequence ATGCGCATCATCCTGACTGGAGACAGCTTTATTACTCGCCGAACCGCTCACGACGATCCCGCCGTAAACGAGCTTCACGACTATTTCACCAAAGCAGATATCAGGTTCACCAACCTCGAAGTGACCACTCACGATCATCAAGGCTACCCAGCACCTGTGAGCGGTGGGACGTGGGCGATGGCCCCTCCAAATGTACTCGACGACCTCCTCCAGTATGGCTTTACGATCATGAATATCGCCAACAACCACACGCTCGATTATCTCCATGACGGCCTGCTAGCTACGGAGAAGGAGCTCACGGCGCGCGACATCCCTTACGCCGGAGCGGGGAGGACGCTGACGGACGCAAATTCTCCCCGCTATGTGGAAACAAAGGCAGGACGCGCAGCATTTATTGGAGTAACAAGTACATATAGTTCTGGATGGGAGGCAAGTGATGCAAACCGCTACGTCTCAGGTCGACCTGGGGTCAACTTCTTAAGATCCGACGCCAAACACGTCGTCACAAACGAGCAGTTTCAGGTGTTAAAAGACGTTGCATCTGCGACATCCATTAACTCCGATCAAGAGCTACTAGTGAAAGAAGGCTTTGAGCTAGGTGGGGATGGGGATGAGGTAACAGTGGGCAACATCCGATTTACTACTTCGGAAAACGTGAAGGGAGCGAGTCGAGTAAGGGAGCCCCATAAAGCAGACATGAAGCGCTTGATCGCCTCTGTGAATGAAGCAAAGCGACAAGCCGATGTCGTAGTTGTCAGCATTCATTCTCATGAAATGACAGGCACAGCCAAAGACCAGCCCGCAGACTTTATCCAACAAGCAGCAAAAGCCTTAATTGATGCAGGAGCTGATTGCATTGTCGGACACGGTCCTCACATCCTTCGAGGTATCGACATATATAAAGGAAAGCCCATTTTTTATAGCCTCGGTAACTTCATTTTTCAAAACGACTCCGTCACGCACCTACCTAAAGCATTCTTTGATAAATATGGTTTAGCTGAGGAAGCAACGATAGCAGACGCATTAGATGCACGCAGCCACGGAGGCACAAAAGGATTAATCGCCAATGACGACGTCTGGACGTCTGTTGTGGTAGATATGACATGGGAGAATGACCAATGGACTCAAATCTCCTTACGCCCCATCGACTTAGGTAAAGATAAGCCACGCTATCAAATGGGATTTCCTACATTAACGAATGATCAAGAAGTAATAAACCGGATTGGTAGATTATCCGAGCCGTTTGGAACAAAGATTAATAAAGATGGGGAAGTAGTGTGCTGA
- a CDS encoding sensor histidine kinase: MPNWFHLFPKNTGLSLYAWLIFCLLPFYFVLRYSTPIEITLGIMMIVLFFTIYRLSFIKRGWTVYVSVSLGLIISTGMTLYFGYVYFFLFLAFFIGNIRHFGGFISLYVINIITALTAVGFGFYLQDDMFMMQLPFIVISVIGVCLLPFTVYNRNKQEQLELELRHANERISQLMVTEERQRIARDLHDTLGQKLSLIGLKSDLAEKLVMVRPEQAKAEIGDINRTARLALMEVRELVSDMKGIRLSDELIHIREILDVADITLTVDGTSELEVPLLVENTLSMCLKEAVTNIVKHSQASACDVVIEDREDHVMMRVKDDGDGFPVARDTHSSSGITGMRERLEFINGTLEITSDGGTLVSMQVPKIVQTHRKEAL, translated from the coding sequence ATGCCAAACTGGTTTCATCTTTTCCCTAAAAACACCGGCCTCAGCTTATATGCATGGCTGATCTTTTGTTTACTACCATTTTATTTTGTCCTTAGGTACTCCACGCCGATTGAGATTACACTTGGCATTATGATGATCGTGCTCTTCTTTACGATCTATCGCCTATCCTTTATTAAACGCGGCTGGACCGTTTACGTGTCCGTGAGCCTTGGTCTTATAATAAGTACAGGCATGACGCTATATTTTGGGTATGTGTATTTCTTCTTGTTTCTTGCCTTTTTCATCGGCAACATTCGCCACTTCGGCGGATTTATTAGCCTATACGTGATCAATATTATTACGGCACTAACTGCCGTTGGCTTCGGCTTTTATTTGCAGGATGACATGTTTATGATGCAACTGCCGTTCATCGTGATTAGCGTCATTGGGGTCTGCCTCCTCCCCTTCACCGTCTACAATCGCAATAAACAGGAGCAACTGGAGCTTGAACTACGGCATGCGAACGAACGCATCTCTCAGCTTATGGTGACGGAGGAGCGTCAACGAATTGCACGTGATCTCCATGATACGCTCGGACAAAAGCTTTCCTTGATCGGACTTAAAAGTGACTTGGCCGAAAAATTGGTGATGGTGCGTCCCGAACAGGCGAAGGCGGAAATTGGGGATATCAATCGGACCGCTCGACTCGCACTGATGGAAGTCCGTGAACTCGTTTCTGACATGAAGGGAATTAGGCTCTCCGATGAGTTAATTCATATCAGGGAGATTCTGGATGTTGCGGATATAACGCTGACGGTTGATGGCACGAGTGAGCTTGAGGTGCCTCTCTTGGTCGAAAATACGCTGAGTATGTGTCTGAAGGAGGCTGTCACAAATATTGTGAAGCACAGTCAGGCTTCGGCGTGCGACGTGGTGATTGAGGATAGGGAAGATCACGTCATGATGCGAGTAAAAGATGACGGAGATGGATTTCCTGTAGCTCGAGATACGCACTCGTCAAGTGGTATTACAGGGATGCGCGAGCGTTTGGAGTTTATTAATGGGACGCTTGAGATTACGTCTGACGGTGGCACACTTGTGTCGATGCAGGTGCCAAAGATCGTGCAGACGCATCGTAAGGAGGCTTTGTGA